In a single window of the Papaver somniferum cultivar HN1 chromosome 8, ASM357369v1, whole genome shotgun sequence genome:
- the LOC113301636 gene encoding probable inactive purple acid phosphatase 29 isoform X3, with product MGLSKKSYLSFSLVLFSTIFVLESVSAATSPPLKFKNGEFKILQVADMHYADGITTPCEDVLEMKGCSDLNTTAFINRMIKAEKPDLIVFTGDNIFGQDATDAAKSLDASFAPAIAAGIPWAAVLGNHDMESTLTREGVMKHIAGMQLTLSQLNPASADVIDGFGNYNLEVAGAEGSSLQNKTVLNLYFLDSGDYSTVPSIGGYGWIKASQQFWYQKTSLMQQKAYMSKPKPQKAPAPALAYFHIPLPEYEDLGSNFTGVKGEGLISSPSVNSGFFTTLRDAGDVKAVFTGHDHLNDFCGELSGVHLCYAGGFGYHAYGLKGWSRRARVVSVTLEKTKTGKWGAVNTIRTWKRLDDENLTTIDPQVLFAGK from the exons ATGGGTCTGTCGAAAAAGTCttatctttctttctctctcgtCCTCTTTTCCACCATATTTGTTTTAGAATCGGTATCTGCTGCTACTTCACCTCCACTTAAGTTTAAAAATGGAGAATTTAAGATTTTGCAAGTTGCAGACATGCATTATGCTGATGGAATTACAACACCATGTGAAGATGTTTTGGAGATGAAGGGTTGTTCTGATCTTAATACTACTGCTTTCATTAACAGAATGATTAAAGCTGAAAAACCTGATCTTATTGTCTTCACTG GAGATAACATATTTGGTcaggacgcaactgatgcagcgAAATCTTTAGATGCCTCATTTGCACCGGCAATTGCGGCAGGTATACCATGGGCTGCTGTTCTAGGTAACCATGACATGGAATCAACCTTGACCAGAGAAGGGGTGATGAAACATATTGCAGGCATGCAGCTTACTTTGTCGCAGTTGAACCCTGCATCTGCTGATGTTATTGATGGTTTTGGAAACTATAACCTGGAAGTTGCTGGTGCTGAAGGTTCAAGCCTCCAAAACAAGACTGTTCTTAACTTATACTTCTTGGATAGTGGAGATTACTCCACAGTTCCTTCCATTGGTGGATACGGATGGATCAAAGCTTCCCAACAGTTTTGGTACCAAAAAACCTCGCTCATGCAACAG AAAGCTTATATGAGCAAACCGAAACCACAAAAAGCTCCTGCGCCAGCACTAGCTTACTTTCACATACCATTGCCAGAGTACGAAGACCTAGGATCAAACTTCACCGGCGTGAAAGGAGAGGGGTTAATTAGCTCACCGTCAGTAAATTCTGGTTTTTTCACAACCCTGAGAGATGCAGGGGATGTGAAAGCCGTCTTCACAGGGCATGATCACTTAAATGACTTTTGTGGTGAGCTCAGTGGTGTACATCTTTGTTATGCTGGTGGTTTTGGTTATCATGCTTATGGGTTAAAAGGATGGTCACGAAGAGCAAGAGTGGTGTCAGTGACTTTGGAAAAAACGAAAACGGGAAAATGGGGAGCAGTTAACACCATTCGAACGTGGAAGCGACTCGATGATGAAAATCTTACTACCATTGATCCTCAGGTTCTCTTTGCAGGTAAATAG
- the LOC113301636 gene encoding probable inactive purple acid phosphatase 29 isoform X2, with protein sequence MGLSKKSYLSFSLVLFSTIFVLESVSAATSPPLKFKNGEFKILQVADMHYADGITTPCEDVLEMKGCSDLNTTAFINRMIKAEKPDLIVFTGDNIFGQDATDAAKSLDASFAPAIAAGIPWAAVLGNHDMESTLTREGVMKHIAGMQLTLSQLNPASADVIDGFGNYNLEVAGAEGSSLQNKTVLNLYFLDSGDYSTVPSIGGYGWIKASQQFWYQKTSLMQQKAYMSKPKPQKAPAPALAYFHIPLPEYEDLGSNFTGVKGEGLISSPSVNSGFFTTLRDAGDVKAVFTGHDHLNDFCGELSGVHLCYAGGFGYHAYGLKGWSRRARVVSVTLEKTKTGKWGAVNTIRTWKRLDDENLTTIDPQVLFAGSAKKRSLRGI encoded by the exons ATGGGTCTGTCGAAAAAGTCttatctttctttctctctcgtCCTCTTTTCCACCATATTTGTTTTAGAATCGGTATCTGCTGCTACTTCACCTCCACTTAAGTTTAAAAATGGAGAATTTAAGATTTTGCAAGTTGCAGACATGCATTATGCTGATGGAATTACAACACCATGTGAAGATGTTTTGGAGATGAAGGGTTGTTCTGATCTTAATACTACTGCTTTCATTAACAGAATGATTAAAGCTGAAAAACCTGATCTTATTGTCTTCACTG GAGATAACATATTTGGTcaggacgcaactgatgcagcgAAATCTTTAGATGCCTCATTTGCACCGGCAATTGCGGCAGGTATACCATGGGCTGCTGTTCTAGGTAACCATGACATGGAATCAACCTTGACCAGAGAAGGGGTGATGAAACATATTGCAGGCATGCAGCTTACTTTGTCGCAGTTGAACCCTGCATCTGCTGATGTTATTGATGGTTTTGGAAACTATAACCTGGAAGTTGCTGGTGCTGAAGGTTCAAGCCTCCAAAACAAGACTGTTCTTAACTTATACTTCTTGGATAGTGGAGATTACTCCACAGTTCCTTCCATTGGTGGATACGGATGGATCAAAGCTTCCCAACAGTTTTGGTACCAAAAAACCTCGCTCATGCAACAG AAAGCTTATATGAGCAAACCGAAACCACAAAAAGCTCCTGCGCCAGCACTAGCTTACTTTCACATACCATTGCCAGAGTACGAAGACCTAGGATCAAACTTCACCGGCGTGAAAGGAGAGGGGTTAATTAGCTCACCGTCAGTAAATTCTGGTTTTTTCACAACCCTGAGAGATGCAGGGGATGTGAAAGCCGTCTTCACAGGGCATGATCACTTAAATGACTTTTGTGGTGAGCTCAGTGGTGTACATCTTTGTTATGCTGGTGGTTTTGGTTATCATGCTTATGGGTTAAAAGGATGGTCACGAAGAGCAAGAGTGGTGTCAGTGACTTTGGAAAAAACGAAAACGGGAAAATGGGGAGCAGTTAACACCATTCGAACGTGGAAGCGACTCGATGATGAAAATCTTACTACCATTGATCCTCAGGTTCTCTTTGCAG